From Columba livia isolate bColLiv1 breed racing homer chromosome 5, bColLiv1.pat.W.v2, whole genome shotgun sequence, one genomic window encodes:
- the UEVLD gene encoding ubiquitin-conjugating enzyme E2 variant 3 isoform X5 gives MALAEEALRKQLGKYKFRDLTIEELKNVNKTYPNFTFSMNTYTFKDGSQKELLNFSGTVPVKYGNSYNIPIRLWILDSHPFAPPICFLKPTANMGISVGKHVDAHGRIYLPYLQNWSHPKSTVIGLIKEMIAKFEEELPLYSLSSSDAARQSELLSYIAKITEGETGMKSKSKIGGDKNQGCFNKITVVGAGDLGIACVLAIAAKGAADKVVLLDLSEGSAKGGAMDLEIFTLPNVEISKDFSASADSKVVVLTVNSLGNAQTYLDVVQSNVDLFRGVIPAISHYSQNTVLLVASHPALSRTLSLGFFLYCYQDKRK, from the exons ATGGCGCTCGCGGAGGAGGCGCTCAGGAAGCAGCTGGGCAAG tATAAGTTCAGAGATCTGACCATAGAAGAACTAAAGAATGTTAACAAGACGTACCCAAACTTCACATTCTCCATGAACACATACA cctTCAAGGACGGATCCCAGAAGGAACTCCTGAATTTTAGTGGTACTGTTCCAGTGAAATATG GTAATTCCTATAACATACCTATTCGTCTGTGGATTCTGGATTCTCATCCCTTTGCTCCGCCCATTTGTTTCTTGAAGCCAACAGCGAACATGGGCATTTCAGTGGGAAAGCATGTCGATGCTCATGGCAGGATTTATTTGCCCTACCTGCAGAACTGGAGCCAT CCTAAATCAACTGTCATTGGATTAATCAAGGAAATGATTGCAAAATTTGAGGAAGAGCTCCCTCTATATTCGTTATCATCTTCTGATGCAGCCAGGCAATCAGAACTTCTCTCCTACATTGCAAAGATTACTGAAG GAGAGACTGGCATGAAATCAAAGAGTAAAATTGGTGGAGACAAAAACCAAGGATGTTTTAACAAAATTACTGTTGTTGGAGCTGGAGATCTTGGCATTGCATGTGTACTAGCAATTGCAGCAAAG GGTGCTGCAGACAAGGTGGTTCTTTTGGACCTTTCTGAAGGTTCAGCAAAAGGAGGGGCCATGGACTTGGAGATCTTTACTCTGCCAAATGTGGAGATCAGCAAAG atttttctgcttcagctgaTTCGAAAGTTGTGGTACTTACAGTTAATTCTCTGGGTAATGCTCAGACTTATCTTGATGTTGTACAAAGCAATGTGGATTTGTTCAGAGGAGTTATCCCAGCAATATCACACTACAGTCAAAACACTGTTCTTCTTGTTGCTTCTCATCCAG cttTGAGCAGGACActgtctttgggtttttttctttactgttaccaagacaaaagaaaatag